A region from the Streptosporangium sp. NBC_01756 genome encodes:
- a CDS encoding benzoate-CoA ligase family protein, which yields MAITTDEIGFARPDDESNHNLSQRFLDPIPGERTALITTAGLISYAELRTLVNQVGNALRSLGVGKGDRVLIALRDGVEYMATWYAAQRIGAITVDVYSFLTPDEYRYHLGYLEPSIVVTDGGAVEALRSGGASGMVVSGLPRGRLRADEHDFETLVAAQPTELAPTPTNADDVVMWKLTTGSTGKPKACRHVARSPWLSHLWFARGVLDLQPDDVVLAVPKLFSGWARDLVALYAMGAGAAGILHPERNTPERIFELAARHRPTILVNVPTMMNAMLAHPDALKADLSSVRLCLSAGEQLSPDLHRRWRDTFGVEVLDCVGSSESYNAVICNRPGQVRIGSLGQVIPHYEATVTDDEGEPLPDGEIGVLQVTGEPVAIDYWKAPEKTAQTFPAPNTLRTGDLFSRDADGYYFYQGRADDLLKVSGLYVAPTEIENCLATHPAVVACAVIGYTTTDGLTSTRGFVVAGEPVSPADLQQYVRARLAPHKCPRDIRFVDALPETPTGKIDRNTLRSLS from the coding sequence ATGGCGATCACCACTGACGAGATCGGTTTCGCGCGGCCGGACGACGAGTCGAACCACAACCTGTCGCAGCGGTTCCTCGACCCGATCCCCGGCGAGCGCACCGCACTGATCACCACCGCCGGCCTGATCAGCTACGCGGAGCTGCGCACGCTGGTCAACCAGGTGGGCAACGCGCTGCGCAGCCTCGGCGTGGGCAAGGGCGACCGGGTGCTGATCGCCCTGCGCGACGGCGTCGAGTACATGGCCACCTGGTACGCCGCGCAGCGGATCGGCGCGATCACCGTCGACGTCTACAGCTTCCTCACCCCCGACGAATACCGTTATCACCTCGGCTACCTTGAGCCGTCCATCGTGGTCACCGACGGCGGCGCGGTCGAGGCGCTGCGGTCCGGCGGTGCGTCCGGGATGGTGGTCTCCGGGCTGCCCCGCGGCCGGCTGCGCGCGGACGAGCACGACTTCGAGACGCTGGTCGCGGCGCAGCCCACCGAGCTGGCCCCCACCCCGACGAACGCGGACGACGTGGTGATGTGGAAGCTCACCACCGGCAGCACCGGCAAGCCCAAGGCGTGCCGGCACGTCGCGCGCAGCCCTTGGCTGAGTCACCTGTGGTTCGCCAGGGGCGTGCTCGACCTGCAGCCCGACGACGTGGTGCTGGCGGTGCCCAAGCTGTTCTCCGGCTGGGCCCGCGACCTGGTGGCGCTGTACGCGATGGGGGCCGGCGCGGCGGGGATCCTGCATCCCGAGCGCAACACGCCGGAGCGGATCTTCGAGCTGGCCGCCCGGCACCGGCCGACCATCCTCGTCAACGTGCCGACGATGATGAACGCGATGCTGGCCCACCCGGACGCCCTGAAGGCCGACCTGAGCTCGGTGCGGCTGTGCCTTTCGGCCGGCGAGCAGCTCTCCCCCGATCTGCACCGGCGCTGGCGGGACACGTTCGGCGTCGAGGTGCTCGACTGCGTGGGATCGTCCGAGTCCTACAACGCGGTCATCTGCAACCGGCCCGGCCAGGTCCGGATCGGCAGCCTCGGTCAGGTCATCCCGCATTACGAGGCGACCGTGACCGACGACGAGGGCGAACCGCTGCCGGACGGCGAGATCGGCGTCCTGCAGGTGACCGGCGAGCCGGTGGCGATCGATTACTGGAAGGCGCCGGAGAAGACGGCGCAGACCTTCCCCGCGCCCAACACGCTGCGCACCGGCGACCTGTTCAGCCGTGACGCGGACGGCTACTACTTCTATCAGGGCCGGGCCGACGACCTGCTGAAGGTCAGCGGACTGTACGTGGCGCCCACAGAGATCGAAAACTGCCTCGCCACCCACCCCGCCGTGGTAGCGTGCGCGGTGATCGGCTACACCACAACGGACGGGCTGACCAGCACGCGCGGATTCGTGGTGGCCGGCGAACCCGTTTCCCCTGCTGACCTGCAGCAGTATGTACGGGCCCGGCTCGCCCCGCACAAGTGCCCGCGGGACATCCGGTTCGTGGACGCACTGCCGGAGACGCCGACGGGCAAGATCGACCGCAACACATTACGATCACTCAGCTGA
- a CDS encoding alpha-hydroxy-acid oxidizing protein, translated as MNGRSLYGVLESARRTRQPAVLADVKVRSPRDGNLIDLDRLDVYLDTLVDGGVAALSTPTDPVYFAGGMELAARIRARTGLPLLRKDFFCTPSQLDQSVAVGFDAIQLSVNTTPAGQLERLRDHAEQLGLEVLLGVHTRRHLETALALDPVAIAVNNRNIVALEMDPGTVRITETLMPEVPPDVFVLSESAFFTADDVARAAAAGAEAVLIGTALAKSADPAALVRELRDGAWFCPR; from the coding sequence ATGAACGGTCGCAGCCTGTACGGGGTGCTGGAGTCCGCTCGGCGGACTCGACAGCCCGCGGTGCTGGCCGACGTGAAGGTTCGCTCGCCTCGCGACGGCAACCTGATCGACCTGGACCGGCTGGACGTTTACCTGGACACCCTCGTCGACGGCGGGGTGGCCGCGCTGAGTACGCCCACCGATCCGGTGTACTTCGCCGGCGGTATGGAGCTGGCCGCGCGGATCCGGGCGCGGACCGGGCTTCCGTTGTTGCGCAAGGATTTCTTCTGCACCCCCAGCCAGCTCGACCAGTCGGTCGCGGTCGGCTTCGACGCGATACAGCTCTCGGTCAACACGACACCCGCCGGCCAGCTGGAGCGGCTGCGCGATCACGCCGAGCAGCTCGGTCTCGAGGTGCTGCTCGGGGTGCACACCCGGCGGCACCTGGAAACGGCGCTCGCACTCGACCCGGTCGCCATCGCGGTGAACAACCGCAACATCGTCGCCCTCGAAATGGATCCGGGCACGGTTCGCATCACCGAGACACTGATGCCGGAGGTGCCGCCCGACGTGTTCGTCCTCTCCGAAAGCGCCTTCTTCACCGCCGACGACGTCGCGCGCGCCGCGGCAGCCGGGGCCGAGGCCGTGCTCATCGGCACCGCGCTGGCCAAGAGCGCCGACCCGGCCGCCCTGGTGCGCGAACTACGGGACGGAGCCTGGTTTTGCCCGCGTTAG
- a CDS encoding FAD-dependent monooxygenase translates to MRVDIIGGGPAGLFLAILLRRDRFVDDVRLFERNEPDASAGWAVVFPEGSLDALARADPGAFEAIERAGVSWTQVEIRCRDSLYLVEGNRFHGIGRDALLSILRERATELGAKLHYGQRVTDLADHAGADLVVGADGPNSVVRAQLEHEVGPHVEHGSFWYGWFGIEAARPTFAYLFVDTEWGLFQGYVYPSGQSWSSLIIYVSEETRQRSGLSEMDVEESLRFCEQVFAAHLDGKPILRRGPAWTRFRHLRCDSWHAGNVVLIGDAAHTAHWSIGSGTRLALEDAIALATQLRAQPARIPDALAMYEKVRRDRVERFQDAARLSEWYFDNVRRYLDFEPIQFAYQLVARSWRITFADIAKRDPDFIRRFNAWFHGRATGTPTEIAPSPVFAPAGIGGLRLANRVVTTVPTEGAGLVIGAPPAPGRPAAALVSVGRLEPDLAAACDAGYQLALLDLTAHPVADLLVDPPGRELSALRARWPAGQPVGAVLGLAAGCGGALRTAETVALSHVLERSEVDVVLLRAAAGDPPPPGQVLQVADAVRNETGLTVIVDDGLRTLDAADTAIAAGRSDLCVLRFESDAGEA, encoded by the coding sequence ATGCGCGTTGACATCATCGGTGGCGGCCCGGCAGGACTGTTCCTGGCCATCCTGCTGCGCCGCGATCGTTTCGTCGACGACGTCCGGCTGTTCGAACGCAACGAACCCGACGCCAGCGCCGGCTGGGCGGTGGTCTTCCCGGAGGGATCGCTGGACGCGCTGGCCAGGGCGGACCCCGGCGCGTTCGAGGCGATCGAGCGCGCCGGAGTGAGCTGGACCCAGGTGGAGATCCGCTGCCGGGACTCGCTGTACCTGGTGGAGGGCAACCGGTTCCACGGCATCGGCCGGGACGCACTGCTGTCCATCCTGCGCGAGCGGGCCACCGAACTGGGCGCCAAGCTCCACTACGGACAGCGGGTGACCGACCTCGCCGATCACGCCGGCGCCGACCTCGTCGTCGGAGCCGACGGGCCCAACTCCGTCGTGCGCGCTCAGCTCGAACACGAGGTCGGCCCGCACGTCGAGCACGGGTCGTTCTGGTACGGCTGGTTCGGGATCGAGGCGGCCCGGCCCACGTTCGCCTACCTCTTCGTCGACACCGAGTGGGGTCTGTTCCAGGGCTACGTCTACCCGTCAGGGCAGTCGTGGAGCTCACTGATCATCTATGTCTCCGAAGAAACCCGGCAGCGTTCCGGGCTGTCCGAAATGGACGTCGAGGAGTCACTGCGGTTCTGCGAGCAGGTGTTCGCCGCCCACCTGGACGGCAAGCCGATCCTGCGCCGCGGGCCGGCCTGGACCCGGTTCCGCCACCTGCGCTGTGACAGCTGGCACGCCGGCAATGTGGTGCTCATCGGCGACGCGGCGCACACCGCGCACTGGTCCATCGGCTCCGGGACCCGGCTGGCCCTTGAGGACGCGATCGCGCTGGCCACCCAGCTGCGCGCCCAGCCGGCCAGGATCCCGGACGCCCTCGCGATGTATGAAAAGGTCCGGCGGGACCGGGTCGAGCGGTTCCAGGACGCGGCCCGGCTGTCCGAATGGTATTTCGACAACGTGCGGCGCTACCTGGACTTCGAGCCGATCCAGTTCGCCTACCAGCTGGTCGCCCGGTCCTGGCGGATAACGTTCGCCGACATCGCCAAACGCGACCCGGACTTCATCCGCCGGTTCAACGCCTGGTTCCACGGCCGGGCCACCGGCACGCCGACCGAGATCGCCCCGTCTCCGGTGTTCGCCCCGGCCGGCATCGGTGGGCTGCGGCTGGCCAACCGGGTCGTCACCACGGTCCCGACCGAGGGCGCGGGCCTGGTGATCGGCGCGCCGCCCGCGCCGGGCCGACCCGCCGCGGCTCTGGTGAGCGTCGGCCGGCTTGAGCCGGACCTCGCCGCCGCGTGCGACGCCGGCTACCAGCTCGCCCTGCTTGACCTCACCGCGCATCCGGTCGCGGACCTGCTCGTCGATCCACCGGGCCGGGAGCTGTCCGCCCTGCGTGCGCGCTGGCCGGCCGGGCAACCGGTCGGCGCGGTGCTGGGCCTGGCCGCCGGCTGCGGCGGCGCGCTCCGGACCGCGGAGACCGTCGCGCTCTCCCACGTGCTCGAACGCTCCGAAGTGGACGTCGTGTTGCTGCGGGCGGCGGCGGGCGACCCACCGCCGCCCGGTCAGGTGTTGCAGGTCGCCGACGCGGTCCGCAACGAGACCGGCCTCACCGTGATCGTCGACGACGGCCTGCGCACGCTCGACGCGGCGGACACCGCCATCGCGGCCGGCCGGTCGGATCTGTGCGTGCTGCGTTTCGAATCCGACGCCGGGGAGGCGTGA
- a CDS encoding tryptophan synthase subunit alpha: MPALDRLGDRLKAAGARQERLLVLYLTLGDPLTDSLEFAVAAVAAGADVLELGLPTPGTRPRGADIALSFDRARQCPPGRLWELVRELRTALPDTPLLSLVYPQTVADLGVDRLLELSAESDVDGLVLTDPDGRLTADRVAAAGLSAVPLVTPGTDATRRRRLEDTARHLTYQALAERTGARLDPAQVGRFAGAAALGATKPFLAGFGIRDEHDIRAASAYAAGVVIGSELYRGLAAAEPATRMPWTRSAVRRWKAATVLSGTDLPRSGHAR, from the coding sequence TTGCCCGCGTTAGACCGGCTCGGCGACCGGCTGAAGGCCGCGGGCGCGCGACAGGAGCGGCTGCTGGTTCTCTACCTGACGCTCGGTGACCCGCTGACCGACTCACTCGAGTTCGCCGTCGCCGCCGTGGCGGCCGGCGCCGACGTGCTCGAACTCGGTCTCCCGACACCGGGGACGCGGCCGCGCGGCGCCGACATCGCGCTGTCGTTCGACCGCGCCCGGCAGTGTCCACCCGGCCGGCTCTGGGAGCTGGTGCGGGAGCTGCGCACCGCCCTGCCCGACACGCCGCTGCTGTCCCTGGTGTATCCGCAGACGGTCGCCGACCTCGGCGTGGACCGACTGCTCGAACTGAGTGCCGAATCCGACGTGGACGGTTTGGTGCTGACCGATCCGGATGGTCGGCTCACCGCCGATCGGGTGGCGGCCGCCGGTCTGAGCGCGGTCCCGCTCGTCACGCCCGGCACCGACGCGACGCGGCGGCGCCGGCTGGAGGACACCGCGCGGCACCTGACCTACCAGGCGCTCGCCGAACGCACCGGCGCCCGGCTGGACCCGGCGCAGGTCGGCCGGTTCGCCGGGGCGGCGGCGCTGGGTGCCACCAAGCCATTCCTCGCCGGGTTCGGCATCCGCGACGAACACGACATCCGCGCGGCCTCGGCGTACGCCGCGGGCGTGGTGATCGGCAGTGAGCTCTACCGCGGCCTGGCCGCGGCCGAACCGGCGACGCGGATGCCGTGGACCAGGTCCGCCGTGCGGCGCTGGAAGGCCGCCACCGTCCTTTCCGGAACCGACCTGCCGAGGAGCGGGCATGCGCGTTGA
- a CDS encoding non-ribosomal peptide synthetase has translation MGSNDGTERFAATSSVQDGLWWLAKLSPGSPVHTVCRAYRVAGRLDVDGLRAAWRALVRRHESLRCTIVERAGRPVLRIAGDVADDVWSFVDLASQPADQPDAAAGAFCAGLTATPLRPAVGPPARLAVARLGAEEHVVALVVHRAVADDASISIVVDELSAGYASVVDGAGPADPLPTPPRQYADHARRQRAQEHRHLLDWWRATLTPLPAVPDLPVDHVRPPALSAPAGVEPFDWGARLGRPLAELSAVERAEPQTVLLAAFQILLHRYGGGDRVAVGMPASVRPVPEFAGTVGPFDTLLVPCTDFTGRLTFRELVRRVDAAVTDALAHRALPFDELVRALDVDRVPFRIPWCDTMFVVKAPEPRLRLAGAQVTRQPTGAGAALADLTLTVDADGSAATGTLEYRADAFEAASARLILEQLRTLLTAALTDPDLPVHALPLESRERLSAAIRDADRVADGPAGPEPVNALVHRVAERAPDAPALSFGGTRVSYAELRAHAAQITAALTEVAGGGHSAVSGKPVVVRMPTGPRQIAAVLGVLDTGAHLVCLGADEMGERGRTMLADVRPACLVIDGSSGPDALAQWYADELDGRVVDVAAPPAPATAPTLVRGTPEGRAYVAHTSGSTGRPKGIPHSHATLAQFVTWFAGEFRIGPGARVAQWAAPGYDASLCEAFAALVAGATLCPVPDRIRANPEKIVDWLATERITHFQTVPSFAREILRVVGDRAGAPEHLDHLLLAGEALPGELADGLRAALPSVRLINLYGPTELILATWHEVADEVRGVMPVGRSIPGRQVLVLDDQDRPCPAGVTGDIVIRSPHTTPGYLGPAAGDRAPFRPIADTGGWGIGGACYRTGDLGRRRFDGTLEFRGRKDLQVKFNGIRLELGDIEAALTAHDSVAECAVVAVTDANRMVTRLVAYVVPVRGPDGTAAGTATDWRAALRARFGKAMPPITFRTLIGLPRNIGGKIDRRRLPDPGPGQVGAGPEPESWAERAMAATWSELGVHPQRADDTFFAAGGHSLLVPRLLHAVRRRFGVSIAIPEFFADSTLAGLAARVESYTTTTGIFPDHRHIGH, from the coding sequence ATGGGATCCAACGATGGCACGGAGCGGTTCGCCGCCACCTCCAGCGTGCAGGACGGGCTGTGGTGGCTGGCGAAACTGTCGCCCGGTTCGCCGGTGCACACCGTGTGCCGGGCGTACCGGGTGGCCGGGCGGCTGGACGTCGACGGGTTGCGCGCGGCATGGCGGGCGCTGGTCCGCCGGCACGAGAGCCTGCGCTGCACGATCGTCGAGCGGGCCGGCCGGCCCGTGCTGCGGATCGCCGGTGACGTCGCCGACGACGTGTGGTCGTTCGTGGATCTCGCGTCGCAGCCGGCCGATCAGCCCGACGCGGCCGCCGGGGCGTTCTGCGCCGGGCTGACCGCGACGCCGTTGCGGCCGGCGGTGGGGCCGCCAGCCCGGCTGGCCGTCGCGCGGCTCGGCGCCGAGGAGCACGTCGTCGCGCTGGTGGTGCACCGGGCGGTCGCCGACGACGCGTCGATCTCGATCGTCGTCGACGAGCTCTCCGCCGGCTACGCGTCCGTTGTGGACGGGGCGGGGCCGGCGGATCCGCTGCCGACCCCGCCCCGGCAGTACGCCGACCATGCGCGCCGGCAGCGCGCCCAGGAACACCGGCACCTGCTGGACTGGTGGCGCGCCACGCTGACGCCGCTGCCGGCGGTGCCGGACCTGCCGGTGGACCACGTCCGTCCACCGGCCTTGTCGGCGCCGGCCGGCGTCGAGCCGTTCGACTGGGGGGCCCGGCTCGGGCGACCGCTTGCCGAACTGTCCGCGGTGGAGCGCGCCGAACCGCAGACCGTCCTGCTCGCCGCGTTCCAGATCCTGCTGCACCGCTACGGCGGCGGGGACCGGGTCGCGGTCGGTATGCCGGCGTCCGTGCGCCCGGTGCCCGAGTTCGCCGGCACCGTCGGCCCGTTCGACACCCTGCTCGTCCCGTGCACGGACTTCACCGGCCGGTTGACCTTCCGCGAGCTGGTGCGTCGGGTGGACGCCGCGGTCACGGACGCACTCGCACACCGCGCGCTACCGTTCGACGAACTGGTCCGCGCACTCGACGTCGACCGGGTACCGTTCCGGATCCCGTGGTGCGACACCATGTTCGTGGTCAAGGCGCCCGAACCGCGGCTGCGGCTGGCCGGCGCGCAGGTGACGCGCCAACCGACCGGGGCCGGTGCGGCCCTCGCCGACCTCACACTGACCGTCGACGCGGACGGGTCGGCGGCCACCGGAACCCTTGAGTACCGTGCCGACGCGTTCGAGGCGGCGTCGGCACGTCTGATCCTGGAACAGTTGCGCACCCTGCTGACCGCCGCCCTCACCGACCCCGACCTACCGGTGCACGCGCTCCCGTTGGAGAGCCGGGAACGGCTGAGCGCCGCGATCCGGGACGCCGACCGCGTGGCGGACGGTCCCGCCGGGCCCGAGCCGGTCAACGCGCTGGTGCACCGGGTCGCCGAGCGTGCGCCGGACGCCCCCGCACTGTCGTTCGGCGGCACGCGCGTGTCCTATGCGGAGCTTCGCGCCCACGCCGCGCAGATCACCGCCGCACTCACCGAGGTGGCCGGCGGCGGGCACAGCGCGGTGTCCGGAAAACCGGTCGTGGTGCGGATGCCGACCGGACCACGTCAGATCGCCGCCGTGCTCGGCGTCCTGGACACCGGCGCCCATCTCGTCTGTCTCGGCGCGGACGAGATGGGCGAGCGGGGCAGGACGATGCTCGCCGACGTCCGGCCGGCCTGCCTGGTGATCGACGGTTCGTCCGGCCCGGACGCGTTGGCGCAGTGGTACGCCGACGAACTGGACGGCCGGGTGGTCGACGTCGCCGCACCGCCCGCCCCGGCCACTGCGCCCACCCTCGTGCGGGGCACGCCGGAGGGACGCGCCTACGTCGCCCACACCTCCGGATCGACCGGACGCCCCAAGGGGATCCCCCACTCCCACGCCACGCTGGCACAGTTCGTCACCTGGTTCGCCGGCGAGTTCCGGATCGGCCCCGGTGCCCGGGTGGCGCAGTGGGCGGCACCCGGCTACGACGCCAGCCTCTGCGAGGCGTTCGCCGCGCTGGTCGCGGGCGCGACACTGTGCCCGGTGCCCGACCGGATCCGGGCCAACCCGGAGAAGATCGTCGACTGGCTCGCCACCGAGCGGATCACGCACTTCCAGACCGTCCCGAGCTTCGCGCGGGAGATCCTCCGGGTGGTCGGCGATCGGGCCGGCGCGCCCGAGCACCTCGACCACCTCCTGCTCGCCGGGGAGGCGCTGCCCGGGGAACTGGCCGACGGCCTGCGTGCGGCCCTGCCGTCGGTGCGGTTGATCAACCTGTACGGCCCGACCGAGCTGATCCTGGCCACCTGGCACGAGGTCGCCGACGAGGTGCGCGGCGTCATGCCGGTCGGCCGGTCCATTCCCGGCCGGCAGGTCCTCGTGCTCGACGACCAGGACCGGCCCTGTCCCGCGGGCGTGACGGGCGACATCGTCATCCGCAGTCCCCACACCACCCCCGGCTATCTGGGCCCGGCGGCCGGGGATCGCGCCCCGTTCCGGCCCATCGCCGACACCGGCGGGTGGGGCATCGGCGGCGCCTGCTACCGGACCGGGGACCTCGGCCGGCGGCGCTTCGACGGCACGCTGGAGTTTCGCGGGCGCAAGGATCTCCAGGTCAAGTTCAACGGCATCCGACTGGAGCTCGGCGACATCGAGGCCGCGCTGACCGCGCACGACTCGGTCGCCGAGTGCGCCGTGGTGGCCGTCACCGACGCGAACCGGATGGTGACCCGGCTGGTCGCCTACGTCGTGCCGGTCCGCGGCCCGGACGGAACCGCGGCCGGGACGGCGACCGACTGGCGGGCCGCCCTGCGCGCGCGGTTCGGCAAGGCGATGCCGCCGATCACGTTCCGGACGCTGATCGGCCTGCCGCGCAACATCGGCGGCAAGATCGACCGGCGCAGGCTGCCCGACCCCGGCCCCGGCCAGGTCGGCGCCGGACCGGAGCCGGAGTCATGGGCGGAGCGGGCCATGGCCGCGACCTGGTCCGAGCTGGGCGTGCACCCGCAGCGCGCCGACGACACCTTCTTCGCCGCCGGCGGGCACTCCCTGCTGGTCCCCCGGTTGCTGCACGCGGTACGCCGCCGGTTCGGCGTCAGCATCGCGATCCCGGAGTTCTTCGCCGACTCCACCCTGGCCGGGTTGGCGGCCAGGGTGGAGTCGTATACCACCACGACGGGCATCTTTCCGGATCACCGGCATATAGGGCACTAA
- a CDS encoding FAD-dependent oxidoreductase, whose translation MSHQVGQRAIVLGGSMAGLLAARVLAESFAEVLIVDRDELTGVTTARRGVPQGRHVHGLLARGQQILEELFPGFTSGAIAAGIPTGDLGELRWFFNGAQLKPSPTGLICVSATRPMLESHVRARVSALPNVTLIELTDIVGITTTRDNALVNGVRIHRRAEGSVEEVLDADLVVDATGRGSRTPVWLEELGYERPQEDRVKINISYTSRTYRLPDESILNGDLSINPVASPAAPRGAFFSRIEDGKCALSLTGVLGDSAPTDPDGFLEFTKSLPVPDIYDVVRNAEPLSDAVVFRFLASVRRRYERLTRFPRGFLVLGDAACSFNPAYGQGMTVAALEAVTLRDHLARGVLEADGFHRDISRVIDVPWDMSVGGDLGYPEVEGPRPLKVRISNAYVAKVHAAATRDPEVTRAFMRVAGMVETPTALMRPSMMLRVLRNGKPLGPAVLPRLNSGPDDVQATRAA comes from the coding sequence ATGAGCCACCAGGTAGGTCAGCGCGCGATCGTGCTGGGCGGAAGCATGGCCGGGCTGCTCGCGGCCCGAGTGCTCGCCGAGTCGTTCGCCGAGGTGTTGATCGTGGACCGCGACGAGCTGACCGGCGTGACCACGGCCCGGCGCGGGGTGCCGCAGGGCCGGCACGTGCATGGGCTGCTGGCGCGCGGCCAGCAGATCCTGGAGGAGCTGTTCCCCGGCTTCACCTCGGGTGCGATCGCCGCCGGCATCCCGACCGGCGACCTTGGCGAGCTTCGCTGGTTCTTCAACGGCGCCCAGCTGAAGCCGAGCCCCACCGGGCTGATCTGCGTGTCGGCCACCCGGCCCATGCTGGAGTCCCATGTGCGGGCCAGGGTAAGCGCCCTGCCCAACGTGACGCTGATCGAGCTGACCGACATCGTGGGCATCACCACGACCCGGGACAACGCCCTGGTGAACGGGGTGCGGATCCACCGCCGCGCCGAGGGGAGCGTCGAGGAGGTCCTGGACGCCGACCTCGTCGTCGACGCGACCGGCCGCGGCTCGCGGACACCGGTCTGGCTGGAAGAGCTCGGTTACGAGCGACCGCAGGAGGACCGGGTCAAGATCAACATCAGCTACACGAGCAGGACCTACCGGCTTCCCGACGAGTCCATTCTGAACGGCGACCTGTCGATCAACCCGGTGGCGTCACCCGCGGCGCCGCGCGGCGCGTTCTTCTCCCGGATCGAGGACGGCAAGTGTGCGCTGTCGCTCACCGGCGTGCTCGGCGACAGCGCGCCGACCGACCCTGACGGGTTCCTGGAATTCACCAAATCCCTTCCGGTGCCGGACATCTACGACGTTGTCCGGAACGCTGAACCGCTCTCCGACGCGGTCGTCTTCCGCTTCCTGGCGAGCGTCCGCCGCCGGTACGAGCGCCTGACCCGGTTCCCCAGAGGTTTCCTGGTGCTGGGCGACGCGGCCTGCAGCTTCAACCCGGCGTACGGTCAGGGCATGACGGTCGCGGCGCTCGAGGCGGTTACTCTGCGGGACCACCTGGCCCGCGGCGTGCTCGAGGCGGACGGTTTCCACCGCGACATCTCCCGCGTCATCGACGTGCCGTGGGACATGTCGGTCGGCGGGGACCTCGGCTATCCCGAGGTGGAGGGCCCCCGTCCGCTGAAGGTCCGGATCAGCAACGCGTACGTGGCCAAGGTGCACGCCGCCGCGACCCGCGACCCCGAGGTGACCCGGGCGTTCATGCGGGTGGCGGGCATGGTCGAGACGCCGACCGCGCTCATGCGTCCCAGCATGATGCTTCGCGTGCTGCGCAACGGAAAGCCGTTAGGGCCGGCTGTCCTACCGCGGCTGAACAGCGGTCCGGACGACGTGCAGGCCACGCGCGCCGCCTGA
- a CDS encoding DUF6052 family protein — protein MTSGELTSREQQQLRECYATLHELAATCAVPAVRAAARAAVAEVHVALDGQALEFEMYTHRWLGDGNEKEPG, from the coding sequence ATGACGAGCGGTGAACTGACCTCGCGAGAGCAGCAGCAGCTACGCGAGTGCTACGCGACGCTGCACGAGCTCGCGGCGACCTGCGCGGTGCCGGCGGTGCGGGCCGCCGCCCGGGCGGCGGTCGCCGAGGTGCACGTGGCGCTGGACGGGCAGGCACTTGAGTTTGAGATGTACACCCACCGCTGGCTCGGGGACGGAAACGAGAAGGAACCTGGGTAA
- a CDS encoding phenylacetate--CoA ligase family protein: protein MPREELAAWQWHKLQRALARARSSKFWADRIPGDIRSFEDYVQRVPLVHKKDLVAAEEVAPPFGVLPSIDPSAGIRFHQTSGTSGNTPLRTFDTVRDWTWAVDMWCTMLHAVGVRPHHRGCVAFGYGLFIGFWGMQDAMMRMGCMVLPTGSMDSAARVRLLVENQIEVIGCTPTYALRLLETAKEMGVDLAADGNLQIVITGAEPRPPATAKMISEGFGAKVFDVAGMTELATVFMFECPAKQGVCHIIEPGVIEEVLHPETRQPVGYGERGVRVMTGLGREGFQVFRYWTDDVVIKRPWHECGCGRTWDWYDGGILGRTDDMRKIRGISVTPVMVEDVVRGFAEVREFQTVLRSDRGLDVMVLRIEPDDDTESVVAALGERIGAEIKRTIGLQPLIELVEPGVLPRFEAKAARFHDER, encoded by the coding sequence ATGCCCCGCGAGGAACTGGCGGCGTGGCAGTGGCACAAGCTGCAACGCGCGCTGGCGCGGGCCCGCAGCTCCAAGTTCTGGGCCGACCGGATCCCCGGGGACATCCGGTCCTTCGAGGACTACGTGCAGCGAGTTCCGCTGGTGCACAAGAAGGATCTGGTGGCCGCCGAGGAGGTGGCGCCGCCGTTCGGCGTGCTGCCCTCGATCGACCCGTCGGCCGGGATCCGGTTCCACCAGACCAGCGGCACCAGCGGCAACACTCCGCTTCGGACGTTCGACACGGTCCGGGACTGGACCTGGGCGGTCGACATGTGGTGCACCATGCTGCACGCCGTCGGCGTGCGGCCGCATCATCGCGGCTGCGTCGCCTTCGGGTACGGCCTGTTCATCGGGTTCTGGGGGATGCAGGACGCGATGATGCGGATGGGCTGCATGGTGTTGCCCACCGGATCGATGGACTCCGCCGCCCGCGTCCGGCTGCTGGTCGAGAACCAGATCGAGGTGATCGGCTGCACCCCCACCTACGCGCTGCGACTGCTGGAGACCGCCAAGGAGATGGGTGTCGACCTGGCCGCCGACGGCAACCTGCAGATCGTGATCACCGGCGCTGAGCCGCGGCCGCCGGCCACCGCCAAGATGATCAGCGAGGGCTTCGGCGCCAAGGTGTTCGACGTCGCCGGCATGACCGAACTCGCCACCGTGTTCATGTTCGAGTGCCCGGCCAAGCAGGGCGTGTGCCACATCATCGAGCCCGGCGTGATCGAGGAGGTACTGCACCCGGAGACCAGGCAGCCGGTCGGCTACGGGGAACGCGGCGTCCGGGTGATGACCGGCCTCGGCCGCGAGGGCTTCCAGGTCTTCCGCTACTGGACCGACGATGTCGTCATCAAGCGGCCGTGGCACGAGTGCGGCTGCGGGCGCACCTGGGACTGGTACGACGGCGGCATCCTCGGCCGCACCGACGACATGCGTAAGATCCGCGGGATCTCGGTGACTCCGGTGATGGTCGAGGACGTCGTCCGCGGCTTCGCCGAGGTCCGCGAGTTCCAGACCGTGCTGCGGTCCGATCGCGGACTGGACGTGATGGTGCTGCGGATCGAGCCTGACGACGACACCGAATCGGTGGTCGCCGCGCTCGGCGAGCGGATCGGCGCGGAGATAAAACGCACGATCGGGTTGCAGCCGCTCATCGAGTTGGTAGAACCTGGCGTTCTGCCCCGATTCGAAGCGAAGGCGGCGCGGTTCCATGACGAGCGGTGA